CACTTCCAGCATGACGTCTATGGCAACGTGGTGCTGGGGGCGGCGCAGGCCTTCCATGACCACCGGCTGCTGCATCGCGGCGGCCCCGCCGAGTTCGGCCGCCTCGAAGCGGTCGGCGAGCAGGCGGTGCGGGTGTTCGGCACGCCCGACGCCGGCATGTGGGAGCTGCGCACGCGGGCGCGCGTGCATACCTCTTCGGCGTTGATGAGCTGGGCCGCGTGCGACCGGCTCGCCAAGGTGGCCGAGAAGCTGGTGCTGCCCGAGCGCGCCGCCTACTGGCACGGCCACGCCGGGCGCATGAAGGAACGCATCCTGGCCGAGTCGTGGAGCGAGTCGCGCCAGGCCTTCGCCGAAAGCTTCGGCGGGCGCGAGCTCGACGCGAGCGTGCTGCTGATGGCCGAGGTCAATTTCATCGACCCGCGCGACCCGCGCTTTATCGCCACCGTCAAGGCGCTCGAGACCTCGCTGTGCGATGGCCCCTATATGCGCCGCTACGAGGCCCCGGACGATTTCGGCAAGCCCGAGACCGCCTTCAATATCTGTACCTTCTGGCGCATCGACGCGCTCGCGCGCATCGGCCGCCGCGACGAGGCCCGCGAAATCTTCGAGGCCATGCTGGCCGCGCGCAATCCGCTCGGGCTGCTGTCGGAGGATACCCATCCGGTGACCGGCGAGATGTGGGGCAATTTTCCGCAGACCTATTCGATGGTCGGCCTGATCAATGGCGCCATGCGGCTGTCGGCGCCGTGGGATACGGTGATCTGAACAGCGAACGGCGGGCGGTGCAGGCACCAAAAACAAGGAACTGAAGAAAAACATCTATGCCAAGACTTGTAGCGGTATCCAACCGGGTCGCAGATCCACGCAACGTCGCCGCGGGCGGCCTGGCCGTCGCGCTGTCCGAGGCCCTGCGGCAGACCGGCGGGCTGTGGTTCGGCTGGAGCGGCAAGGCGCTGGAAACCGCCCAGGGTGGCACGCCCGGCGAAGGCGACCTGCATCTGCAGCAGGCCGGCAATGTCACGCTGGCGACCGTCGACCTGAGCCGCGAGGACCACGACGCCTACTACCTGGGCTACAGCAACGGCGTGCTGTGGCCGGTGTTCCACTACCGGCTCGACCTGGCCGATTTCGATTCCAACTTCCTCAACGGCTACCGGCGCGTGAACCAGCTGTTCGCGCGCAAGCTGGCGCCGCTGCTGCAGCCTGACGACATCATCTGGATCCACGACTACCACCTGATCCCGCTGGCGTCCGAGCTGCGCGCGATCGGCTGCGGGCAGAAGATCGGCTTCTTCCTGCACGTGCCGCTGCCACCGCCGCTGATCCTGGCGGCGATCCCGCAGCACGAGTGGCTGATGCGCGCGCTCTTTGCCTACGACCTGCTCGGTTTCCAGAGCCATGCCGATGTCGAGCATTTCTCGCGCTACGTGCAGGCCGAAGCGCAGGCCGAGCCGATGGGCGAGCACCGCTACCGCGCCTTCCACCGCACGGTGCGGGCGCAGGCGTTCCCGATCGGCATCGACGTCGACGAGTTCATGGAACTGGGCCGCGGCGAGGAAGCGCAGGAAACCTACGAAATGATGTGCGCGCAATATGCGCGCCGCCGGCTGCTGCTGGGCATCGACCGGCTCGACTATTCCAAGGGCCTGCCGCAGCGGCTCAAGGCGTTCTACCGGCTGCTGGCCGAGTACCCCGAGAACCGCTCGAGCGCGACGCTGGTGCAGATCGCCGCGCCCTCGCGCGAATCTGTCGACGCCTACGTCGACCTGCGCCGCGAGATGGAGCAGCTGAGCGGCTCGATCAACGGCGAATTCGGCGAGCTCGACTGGATGCCGGTGCGCTATATCCATCGCACCACCGCGCGCAAGCGGCTGCCCGGGCTGTGCCGCGCCAGCCGCGTGGCGCTGGTGACGCCGCTGCGCGACGGCATGAACCTGGTGGCCAAGGAATTCATCGCCGCGCAGGACCCGGAGGATCCGGGCGTGCTGGTGCTGTCGCGCTTTGCCGGTGCGGCCGAGCAGCTGCGCGAGGCGTTGCTGGTCAATCCCTACGACACGCGCGCCACCGCGCAGGCGATCCAGCAGGCGTTGCACATGCCGCTGGCCGAGCGCCAGCAGCGCCACCAGAAACTGCTGGAGCGCATCCGCGCGCAGGATGTGCACTGGTGGAGCCGTGAGTACCTGCGCGCATTGACCGAGACCGAAGGCGCATAGCGACGACGCGCTGCGGTCGGGGAGCAAGACCATGAGCGAAGAAAACCTGGCAGCGCAATCGTGCACGCCTTGCCGCGGCGGCGTGCCGCCGCTGACGCCCGCCGAGGCCGAGGCCCTGCTGCAGCAGGCGCCTGGCTGGGAACTGGCCGATGGCGCGACGCGGCTCGAGCGGCGTTTCACCTTCGGCAATTTCGCGCAGGCGCTGGCCTTCGTGACCGGCGTCGGCCAGCTGGCCGAGGCGCAGGGGCATCATCCCGAGATCAGTTTTGGCTGGGGGCATGCGACGGTGTCGTGGCGCACCAAGAAGATCAAGGGCTTGCACCGCAATGATTTCATCATGGCGGTGAAGACGAGCGAGATGGCGGAGGGGCAGCAAGGCGGCTGAGGCCAAC
This Cupriavidus nantongensis DNA region includes the following protein-coding sequences:
- the otsA gene encoding alpha,alpha-trehalose-phosphate synthase (UDP-forming) produces the protein MPRLVAVSNRVADPRNVAAGGLAVALSEALRQTGGLWFGWSGKALETAQGGTPGEGDLHLQQAGNVTLATVDLSREDHDAYYLGYSNGVLWPVFHYRLDLADFDSNFLNGYRRVNQLFARKLAPLLQPDDIIWIHDYHLIPLASELRAIGCGQKIGFFLHVPLPPPLILAAIPQHEWLMRALFAYDLLGFQSHADVEHFSRYVQAEAQAEPMGEHRYRAFHRTVRAQAFPIGIDVDEFMELGRGEEAQETYEMMCAQYARRRLLLGIDRLDYSKGLPQRLKAFYRLLAEYPENRSSATLVQIAAPSRESVDAYVDLRREMEQLSGSINGEFGELDWMPVRYIHRTTARKRLPGLCRASRVALVTPLRDGMNLVAKEFIAAQDPEDPGVLVLSRFAGAAEQLREALLVNPYDTRATAQAIQQALHMPLAERQQRHQKLLERIRAQDVHWWSREYLRALTETEGA
- a CDS encoding 4a-hydroxytetrahydrobiopterin dehydratase, translating into MSEENLAAQSCTPCRGGVPPLTPAEAEALLQQAPGWELADGATRLERRFTFGNFAQALAFVTGVGQLAEAQGHHPEISFGWGHATVSWRTKKIKGLHRNDFIMAVKTSEMAEGQQGG